A window of the Thiomicrospira microaerophila genome harbors these coding sequences:
- a CDS encoding TorF family putative porin, translating into MKKAFKLKTLALSMAMAGSSMAVLAPTAVQAELTGNIGMMSQYYFRGIEQSEGVSPEFGVDYEHDSGLFLGLWSAKVADQDIEYDIYGGYEVDLDGFVLGAGFTLYRYLEGNFDSPYDELNFWAGYGPFTLMVDTGINRKDSSLGIDKDISYNVVSLEAEYAGFYGVVGKGMDFAGKDVDHTWVQLGYSTEIYTDTSIDFSILRSSKEVTGSGEAETTLLLGINKSFSFM; encoded by the coding sequence ATGAAAAAAGCATTTAAACTAAAAACTTTGGCTCTTTCTATGGCTATGGCTGGTTCATCAATGGCGGTTTTAGCACCTACTGCTGTTCAGGCAGAGTTAACAGGCAATATTGGTATGATGTCTCAATACTACTTTCGCGGTATTGAACAATCTGAGGGTGTTTCTCCTGAGTTTGGCGTTGATTATGAGCATGATTCAGGTTTGTTTTTAGGTTTGTGGTCGGCCAAGGTAGCTGATCAGGACATCGAATATGATATCTATGGCGGTTATGAGGTAGATTTGGACGGCTTCGTACTTGGTGCAGGCTTTACCTTGTACCGTTATTTGGAAGGAAATTTTGATTCGCCTTATGACGAATTGAATTTTTGGGCAGGTTATGGTCCATTTACCTTGATGGTTGATACCGGTATTAATCGCAAAGATTCTTCGCTTGGGATCGATAAGGACATTAGCTATAACGTTGTAAGCCTTGAAGCGGAATATGCTGGTTTTTACGGTGTTGTAGGTAAGGGTATGGATTTTGCAGGCAAGGATGTGGATCATACTTGGGTTCAGTTAGGTTATAGTACTGAAATTTATACCGATACGAGTATTGATTTCTCAATTTTACGCTCTAGCAAAGAGGTGACGGGCAGTGGAGAAGCTGAGACAACGCTTCTACTTGGTATCAATAAATCATTTAGTTTTATGTAA
- a CDS encoding calcium/sodium antiporter, with translation MSTVLILPTIMLIVGLALLVWSSDFFIDGAASTAVRYNVSPIIIGAIIIGFGTSSPEIVVAIIASLEGNPGLAVGNAVGSNITNIGLVLGVTALITSIAVKSNFLRREMPILLIITALTVVLMMDYKLGVLDGIILLAILAMTLTWIIRRNKNIAPNDPLATEINQELEELPKLSKTRSFVYLIGGLVLLVISARMMVWGAVEIAEFFEVPDLIIGLTIIAIGTSLPELAASISAALKGEVDMMIGNILGSNLFNLLAVLAVPAILAPSLIDNDLLKRDLPILLGFTVAMLLVALPRKGNATIYRAEGVFLLTLFFGYLTLLYFNTVS, from the coding sequence ATGTCGACCGTATTAATTCTGCCCACGATTATGCTTATCGTTGGATTAGCCTTGCTAGTTTGGAGTTCTGACTTTTTTATTGATGGTGCGGCCAGCACCGCTGTTCGTTACAACGTCTCACCCATTATCATTGGCGCCATTATTATTGGCTTTGGTACATCCAGCCCCGAAATCGTGGTCGCGATTATAGCCTCTCTCGAAGGAAATCCAGGCTTAGCCGTCGGCAACGCAGTCGGCTCCAACATAACAAACATCGGCCTAGTACTTGGTGTAACCGCTTTGATCACCTCGATTGCCGTTAAATCCAATTTCCTTAGACGAGAAATGCCCATCCTGCTGATTATCACAGCGCTCACTGTAGTATTGATGATGGACTATAAACTTGGTGTCTTAGATGGCATAATTCTACTCGCCATTCTTGCTATGACCTTGACTTGGATTATTCGCCGTAATAAAAATATTGCCCCCAATGATCCTTTAGCTACTGAAATAAACCAAGAGCTCGAAGAACTTCCCAAACTAAGCAAGACTCGAAGCTTTGTGTACCTAATAGGTGGACTGGTTTTACTTGTTATTAGTGCACGCATGATGGTGTGGGGAGCGGTTGAAATCGCTGAATTCTTTGAAGTTCCCGATCTAATAATCGGCCTAACAATTATCGCGATTGGCACCAGCTTACCTGAACTCGCCGCATCTATTAGTGCAGCACTTAAAGGTGAAGTAGATATGATGATTGGCAACATACTTGGCTCTAACTTATTTAATTTATTGGCTGTATTAGCCGTTCCTGCCATCCTTGCACCTTCTCTAATAGACAATGATCTACTAAAACGCGACCTGCCAATCCTTCTTGGATTTACTGTGGCGATGCTTTTGGTTGCCTTGCCAAGAAAAGGCAACGCGACCATCTATCGTGCAGAAGGTGTTTTCTTACTCACCCTGTTTTTTGGGTACTTAACTTTGTTATACTTCAACACTGTTTCCTAA
- a CDS encoding MlaC/ttg2D family ABC transporter substrate-binding protein, with translation MKKQLTLGFVPLLLMLLTLGQVSAQVNQQDPQQMIIDLSRVILPELKERAVELANQPAELQKFTETYALPYIDTPRMARFIVGRPWRSATEGQQQAFIDEFTKSMLRSYSTSLLKFDIDKIDVAAPIPDGSDRVLIPTRILQGSGRSAEVVYRVFKDKDSGNWMIYDVIVEGISVLVSFREAYSSDIERHGLEQVIASLKERNKDFN, from the coding sequence ATGAAAAAGCAGCTAACGTTGGGTTTTGTCCCCCTGTTGTTGATGTTGTTAACTCTAGGTCAGGTGTCGGCTCAGGTCAATCAACAAGATCCTCAGCAAATGATTATAGATTTGTCGCGCGTTATTTTGCCTGAGTTAAAGGAGCGAGCTGTTGAGTTGGCCAACCAACCTGCTGAACTGCAAAAGTTTACTGAAACCTATGCACTGCCCTATATTGATACGCCTAGAATGGCGCGTTTTATTGTTGGGAGGCCCTGGCGTTCAGCGACCGAGGGTCAGCAGCAGGCATTTATTGATGAGTTTACCAAAAGTATGCTGCGTTCTTATTCGACCAGTTTACTTAAATTTGACATTGATAAAATAGATGTTGCCGCGCCCATTCCTGATGGAAGCGATCGTGTGTTAATTCCCACCCGTATTCTGCAAGGTTCTGGGCGATCTGCCGAAGTGGTTTATCGCGTTTTTAAAGACAAGGATTCTGGTAACTGGATGATCTATGATGTGATTGTTGAAGGTATTAGCGTATTAGTCAGCTTTAGAGAGGCCTACAGCTCTGATATCGAGCGTCATGGTTTAGAGC
- the mlaD gene encoding outer membrane lipid asymmetry maintenance protein MlaD, protein MNRQVKFEVWVGVLVLVTLLSTAFIALKVSNFSAVQDRASYQVDALFSNIGGLTVRAPVKISGVVVGRVSAIGIDPVTYRARVVMDIYKEFDDLPTDTSAMILTSGLLGSQYIGLEVGADDELLEEGSRIYFTQSALVLENLIGRLLVSLTEGGSK, encoded by the coding sequence ATGAATCGTCAAGTGAAGTTTGAAGTTTGGGTCGGTGTTTTGGTGTTGGTCACCCTTTTGTCAACAGCCTTTATTGCGTTAAAAGTCAGTAACTTTAGTGCTGTTCAAGATCGTGCCAGTTATCAAGTCGATGCCTTGTTCTCCAATATTGGTGGTTTAACAGTGCGTGCGCCTGTTAAGATTAGTGGTGTTGTTGTTGGACGTGTTTCAGCGATTGGCATTGACCCAGTTACTTACCGTGCTCGGGTGGTAATGGATATCTATAAAGAATTTGATGATTTGCCTACTGACACTTCGGCGATGATCTTAACTTCAGGCTTGCTGGGCAGTCAGTATATCGGCTTGGAGGTGGGTGCTGACGATGAATTATTAGAGGAAGGTTCGCGTATTTACTTTACTCAGTCGGCATTGGTGTTGGAGAATTTAATCGGTCGTTTATTAGTAAGTTTAACGGAAGGAGGCAGTAAATGA
- a CDS encoding KdsC family phosphatase: MDKLRTKAQKIKLLLLDVDGVLTDNRLIYGDDGQEYKAFYTRDGHAMVLIQKSGIEIGIITGRTSELVKKRMQDLKVKHLYQGVPDKLPTFEQLIAQLGIGLDEVAYMGDDILDLPILRRVGLSGCPSDADPEVISRVDLVSKFKGGQGAVREFCELIMKTQGHWQAHMDFYLR, encoded by the coding sequence ATGGATAAACTACGAACCAAAGCCCAAAAAATTAAGCTACTCCTCCTTGATGTCGATGGCGTTCTTACTGACAATCGTCTTATTTATGGTGACGATGGTCAAGAGTACAAAGCCTTCTACACGCGAGATGGTCATGCCATGGTATTGATTCAAAAAAGCGGAATCGAGATTGGTATCATAACCGGCCGCACCTCGGAACTAGTAAAAAAACGCATGCAAGACTTGAAAGTAAAACACCTATACCAAGGGGTACCGGATAAACTCCCTACTTTTGAACAACTGATTGCACAACTAGGCATAGGGCTGGATGAGGTAGCCTACATGGGTGATGATATTCTTGACCTGCCTATTTTACGCAGAGTTGGCCTCTCGGGCTGTCCTAGCGATGCAGACCCCGAAGTTATTTCTAGGGTTGATCTTGTCAGTAAATTTAAAGGCGGACAAGGTGCCGTTCGAGAGTTCTGTGAGCTCATCATGAAAACTCAAGGCCACTGGCAAGCCCATATGGACTTCTACCTAAGATAA
- the mlaE gene encoding lipid asymmetry maintenance ABC transporter permease subunit MlaE produces the protein MIWLAKLGAATLGRLQSLGQLGLFVVSVFPALGYALVHFRLLIKQIYFVGVLSLPIILTAGLFVGMVLGLQGHYILSTFNSEEIVGSMTALSLIRELGPVVAALLFAGRAGSALTAEVGLMKSTEQLSALEMMAIDPMKYVVAPRILACMIALPMLALIFIAVGIFGGYLVTVGWLGVDEGAFWAQMQLHVDWRDDVINGLIKAVVFGVLIAVISLFQGYEAMPTSEGVSNATTRTVVQSSLWVLGLDFVLTSMMFT, from the coding sequence ATGATATGGCTAGCTAAACTTGGGGCCGCTACTTTGGGGCGTTTGCAGAGCCTAGGTCAGCTAGGTTTATTTGTGGTGTCGGTGTTTCCGGCGCTCGGCTATGCCCTTGTGCATTTTCGACTCTTGATCAAGCAGATCTATTTTGTAGGTGTTTTGTCACTGCCTATTATTTTAACAGCGGGTTTGTTTGTTGGAATGGTGCTGGGTCTTCAAGGGCACTATATTCTTTCAACCTTTAATTCAGAAGAAATTGTTGGCAGTATGACTGCCTTGTCATTAATTCGAGAACTGGGTCCCGTGGTCGCTGCTTTACTTTTTGCAGGGCGTGCAGGCTCTGCTTTGACTGCTGAGGTTGGTTTAATGAAATCTACCGAGCAGTTGTCAGCGCTGGAAATGATGGCGATTGATCCAATGAAGTATGTGGTTGCACCAAGAATTCTTGCTTGCATGATTGCTCTGCCTATGTTGGCTTTGATCTTTATTGCGGTCGGTATTTTTGGTGGTTATCTTGTTACGGTCGGTTGGTTAGGGGTTGATGAGGGTGCGTTTTGGGCGCAGATGCAATTGCACGTTGATTGGCGAGATGATGTGATTAACGGCCTGATAAAAGCCGTGGTGTTTGGGGTTTTAATCGCCGTGATTTCTTTGTTTCAAGGGTATGAGGCGATGCCAACCTCTGAGGGCGTGAGTAACGCGACAACTCGTACGGTTGTTCAGTCTTCGCTGTGGGTACTGGGTTTGGATTTTGTATTAACCTCTATGATGTTTACATAA
- the lptB gene encoding LPS export ABC transporter ATP-binding protein, with translation MAHFYARNLAKSYKKYKVVTSVDLDVYSGQVVGLLGPNGAGKTTTFYMMTGLVKHDAGKIMLDDQDISELTIDQRARLGIGYLPQEASVFRKLTVRDNILAILEMRPELTQHQRLKKLDELLSDLQIHHIVNQLGQALSGGERRRVEIARALAMEPKFILLDEPFAGVDPISVKEIQQIIEHLKAKQIGVLITDHNVRETLGVCDQAYILHAGTILAQGKPETVLNHPDVRRVYLGENFRA, from the coding sequence ATGGCTCATTTTTACGCACGCAACCTAGCAAAAAGCTACAAAAAATATAAGGTTGTAACCTCAGTTGATTTAGATGTTTACAGCGGACAAGTTGTTGGGCTCTTAGGACCTAATGGGGCTGGTAAAACCACTACATTCTATATGATGACCGGCCTGGTAAAACACGATGCGGGTAAAATCATGCTTGACGACCAAGACATTAGCGAACTCACCATTGACCAAAGGGCCAGGTTAGGCATAGGCTACCTTCCTCAAGAAGCATCCGTTTTTCGCAAACTTACAGTGCGAGATAACATTCTTGCGATCCTTGAAATGCGTCCTGAACTTACACAACACCAAAGACTCAAAAAGCTGGATGAGCTTCTATCAGACTTACAAATTCACCATATTGTCAACCAACTAGGTCAAGCCTTATCAGGCGGCGAACGTCGTCGCGTTGAAATTGCCCGAGCACTTGCTATGGAACCCAAATTCATCCTACTGGACGAACCCTTTGCAGGCGTGGATCCCATCTCAGTAAAAGAAATCCAACAAATTATCGAACATCTTAAAGCCAAGCAAATAGGCGTACTTATCACCGATCACAATGTACGAGAAACACTGGGCGTCTGCGATCAAGCCTATATTCTTCATGCAGGCACTATTCTCGCTCAGGGAAAACCCGAAACCGTCCTCAACCACCCAGATGTTCGACGCGTTTATCTCGGTGAAAATTTCCGCGCTTAA
- the lptA gene encoding lipopolysaccharide transport periplasmic protein LptA, with product MPIQIEADKLDIQDTKGITHYSGNVIVSQGETKILGEQVKISHPNRTLLNLTATGAPAKFHHFDAEQQLQIHGQANTIIYFAQEREIHLIGNAYLTQQDSHTIQGPSLIYDMNELTLQAGSNEAYTGRVIMTFEPQKQAD from the coding sequence ATGCCCATCCAAATTGAAGCAGATAAACTTGATATCCAAGATACTAAAGGTATCACTCACTACTCAGGTAACGTCATTGTTTCCCAAGGGGAAACAAAAATCCTAGGTGAGCAAGTTAAGATTTCCCACCCCAATCGAACCCTACTAAACTTAACTGCGACCGGAGCCCCGGCAAAATTTCATCATTTTGACGCTGAACAACAACTTCAAATACATGGCCAGGCTAATACGATTATCTACTTTGCACAAGAACGCGAAATTCACCTTATTGGTAATGCCTACCTAACACAGCAAGATAGCCACACAATTCAAGGCCCCAGCCTAATCTATGACATGAATGAACTTACTTTACAGGCAGGCAGCAACGAAGCATACACTGGCCGTGTCATTATGACTTTTGAACCCCAGAAGCAGGCTGATTAA
- a CDS encoding ABC transporter ATP-binding protein — MPDLIQIEKLSFSRGGRKIFDDLSLSIPKGKVTAIMGPSGTGKTTLLKLIAGQLKPESGRILVDGRDVNKLKRTELYRLRQRMGMLFQSGALLTDLTVFDNVAFPLREHFKLSDSLIEKMVLMKLESVGLRGAVNLKPAELSGGMARRVALARALILDPEMLFYDEPFVGQDPITMGVLVALIKKMNQSLALTSVVVSHDVEEVLSIADYACVLSEGRIIEQGTPADLKQSSSPYVQQFLLGLADGPVPLHYPVESWAQKLNKSSGAES, encoded by the coding sequence TTGCCCGATTTAATCCAAATAGAAAAACTGTCTTTTAGCCGCGGTGGACGTAAGATATTTGATGATTTAAGCCTTAGCATTCCAAAAGGTAAGGTAACTGCGATTATGGGGCCGAGTGGGACGGGTAAAACCACCCTGTTAAAATTGATTGCGGGTCAACTTAAGCCCGAATCTGGTCGCATTCTTGTCGATGGACGGGATGTGAACAAGCTAAAGCGTACTGAACTTTATCGGTTGCGACAGCGAATGGGCATGTTGTTTCAATCTGGGGCCTTACTTACCGATTTAACAGTTTTTGATAATGTGGCCTTTCCGTTAAGAGAGCATTTTAAACTATCGGATTCACTGATTGAGAAGATGGTTTTAATGAAGTTGGAGTCGGTTGGATTAAGGGGTGCAGTCAATTTGAAACCAGCTGAACTTTCCGGAGGAATGGCGAGGCGCGTGGCGTTAGCTCGTGCATTGATTCTGGATCCTGAGATGCTTTTTTATGATGAGCCGTTTGTGGGTCAAGACCCTATTACGATGGGTGTTTTGGTAGCTTTGATTAAAAAAATGAACCAAAGTTTAGCCTTAACAAGTGTTGTAGTTTCTCATGATGTAGAGGAAGTGCTTTCGATTGCAGACTATGCTTGTGTCTTGTCTGAAGGCCGAATTATTGAGCAGGGGACCCCCGCTGATTTAAAGCAATCAAGCTCCCCCTATGTTCAACAGTTTTTGCTTGGGTTGGCCGACGGGCCGGTACCTTTGCATTATCCAGTTGAAAGCTGGGCTCAGAAATTGAATAAATCTAGCGGGGCTGAATCATGA
- the lptC gene encoding LPS export ABC transporter periplasmic protein LptC yields the protein MKFKSGVLITTTLGLIALIFTQYQQVEQDTNLAAQLSQNDWHGEQIKSWSLNSNQTLLYFEAKSLYQHAGNVFIAQPQVIRTSPKDTYIISSQEAQIQQQSLYQFKHDVLVSHYTEQNRDEYTSRLETEELYYHPNTERLTSPYQVIIQSSQQRTQGIGLEIDLLSQQTQIHSQVKTQYDINPAY from the coding sequence ATGAAATTCAAATCCGGTGTCCTGATAACTACCACACTTGGCCTAATAGCGTTGATTTTTACTCAATACCAACAGGTCGAACAGGATACAAACCTGGCCGCCCAACTCAGTCAAAATGACTGGCATGGCGAGCAAATAAAATCCTGGAGCCTCAACTCAAATCAAACCCTGCTATACTTCGAAGCCAAAAGTCTATACCAACATGCGGGTAACGTTTTTATAGCGCAGCCTCAGGTTATTCGCACCAGCCCCAAAGACACCTATATAATTAGCAGCCAAGAAGCGCAAATTCAGCAACAGTCGCTCTATCAATTTAAGCATGATGTATTAGTTAGTCACTACACAGAACAAAACCGAGACGAATACACAAGCCGCCTAGAAACAGAAGAACTTTATTACCACCCAAACACCGAACGCCTAACCAGCCCATATCAAGTTATAATTCAATCCAGCCAGCAACGAACTCAAGGCATTGGACTCGAAATTGACCTGCTTTCACAGCAAACCCAAATTCATTCACAGGTAAAAACGCAATATGACATTAATCCGGCTTACTAA
- the hpf gene encoding ribosome hibernation-promoting factor, HPF/YfiA family encodes MQINITGHHMDLTDALRDYVNEKFSKLERHFDHVTNVHVILTVEKQGQKAEATVHVSGQDLFAQNETSDMYASIDGLIDKLDRQIIKHKEKISDHHQKSGGVKSMNSAAVEE; translated from the coding sequence ATGCAAATTAACATCACTGGCCACCACATGGATTTAACAGATGCATTGCGGGATTATGTTAATGAAAAATTTTCTAAACTAGAGCGCCATTTTGATCACGTTACCAACGTTCATGTTATTTTAACCGTTGAAAAACAAGGCCAGAAAGCCGAAGCCACCGTTCATGTATCAGGTCAAGATCTATTCGCACAAAACGAAACTTCCGACATGTATGCCTCTATTGATGGATTAATTGACAAACTAGATCGCCAAATCATCAAGCACAAAGAAAAAATTAGTGACCATCACCAAAAGTCAGGTGGTGTGAAAAGCATGAATAGCGCAGCAGTAGAAGAATAA